In Alphaproteobacteria bacterium, the sequence TTATAACCCATATGGCCGAGCGTGCCGGCGACCGTCGCCGCCCCGATATTCCTGAGCCCGTCGATCAGTTCCTTGGGCGGGCGGACGATGTCTGCACTACGCGTCATTTTGACCTCGGAAGTTGGAGCTACCAGTTCGTGACGGAGCCGTCGCGTCGCGTGAGATGCGGTGCTTCCCAGAAGCGCAGGCTTTGCGCGGCGATCGCCGCCTCGTTGACCTCGACGCCAAGCCCCGGCAGATCGCTGACCGGATAATCGGCGCGGTCGAGCCGCGGCTGCACGGGGAAGTATTCCGCGCTGTCGAAGCCCTTGGCTTCGGGCACGCGCGTTTCGAGCCAGGCAAAATTCGGGATCGCCGCCGCCAGATGCACGGTCGCGGCCGTGCAGATGGGGCCGAGCGGGTTGTGCGGCATTAGGTCGACGTAGTGGGCTTCGCTCCAGCCGGCGACCTTCATCGCCTCCGTAATCCCGCCGACATTGCAGACGTCGAGCCGGTTGAACTGATGAATGCCGCGCTCGATATAGGGCAGGAACTGCCATTTGCTGGCGAATTCCTCGCCGATCGCGAACGGCACCTGCGTCAGCGTGCGCAGCGACTCATAGGCTTCGGGCGTTTCGTCGCGGATCGGCTCCTCGAGGAAGTCGAGCGTGTCGCGCCCGAGCTTGGCGCAGAAGCTCGCCGCCTCGGCGACAGATAGGCGGTGGTGATAGTCGATCCCGAGCACGAGATCGCCGCCCAACGTTTCGCGCGCCTTATTGAGCATCTTCGCCGTCGGGCCGATCGACTCGCGCGGCTCGAAAATGTCGCGGCTTTTCTGCCCGACAGGGAAGAAGCGGATCGCCTGCCAGCCTTGGGCCGCCAATTGGCGCGCGCGTTCGATCGCGACATCGCCTTCCGCCTCGTCGCCGGTCGAGGCGAAGGTCGGCACGCGGTCGCGCTGCTTGCCGCCAAGCAACTCGTAGACCGGTACGCCCAGCACCTTGCCCTTGATGTCGTGCAGCGCGATGTCGATCGCGGAGATCGCCGCCTGCAGCACCCGACCGCCCTCGAAATACTGGCTGCGATAGGTTTCCTGCCAGATCCGGCCGATCTGCATCGGGTTCTGGCCGATCAGGAATTCCCGGTAATGCTCGATGGCGCCGGCCACGGCCTTTTCGCGGCCGCTCAAGCCGCTTTCGCCCCAGCCGAACACGCCTTGGTCGGTCTCGACCTTGACCAGCATCTGGTTCCGGATGCCGACCCACACGGGATAGGGCTTGATCGCCGTGATCTTCAACTTCGCGGTCATACTAGAAATTCCTACGTCAATCCGCCTTGAGCGCCATTTGCGTGGCGCCGTCGAACAGGTGCATGCGCTCCTGATCGAATTCCAGCCAGATCGGCTGATCGGCTTCGACGGCGACATCCGGCGCCACGCTGATATTGACGATCGCGCCGGACAGCATGGCTTGAACGAAGGTCACGTCGCCGGTCGGTTCGACCGTATAGGCCTTGGCCGGCACCGCGCCGGGGACCGCGACGGTAGAAAGCTTGATCGCCGAATGGCGCGCGCCGAGCACGACTTTGCCGGACGTCGCGCGCTGTACCTTGCGCGCGTTCTTGGGCGACAGCGCGACCGTCCAGCCTTCGGCGCCGGTCAACACGGCGTTGCCGTCGCGCGTCGACGCCTCCAGCGGGATCAAGCTCATCGCCGGGCTGCCGATGAAGCTCGCGACGAACATATTCACCGGGTTGGCGAACACTTTGGCGGGCGCGTCGTATTGCTGGAGGAAGCCGCCGCTCATCACCGCCAGCTTGTCCGCCATCGTCACGGCTTCGAGCTGGTCGTGCGTCACGTAGATGATCGTCGCCTTCAGATCCTGGTGGAAACGCTTGATTTCGGAGCGCATCTGCACGCGCAGCTTGGCGTCGAGATTGGACAGCGGCTCGTCCATCAGGAACACGGCCGGATCGCGCACCAGCGCGCGGCCCAGCGCCACGCGCTGCTGCTGGCCGCCGGACAATTCGCGCGGCTTGCGCTCCAGCAGATGCGTCATGTCGAGCATCTGCGCCGCTTGCTTGACCTTGCGGTCGATCTCCTCGCGCCCCAATTTGCGCATTTGCAGCGGGAAGGCGAGGTTGGCGTAGACGGTCTTTTGCGGATACAGCGCGTAATTCTGGAAGACCATCGCGATATCGCGATTCTTCGGATCGATATCGTTGACGACGCGATCGCCGATGACGATGTCGCCGGAGGTGAGCGACGTCAAACCCGCGACGAGATTGAGCGTCGTCGTCTTGCCGCAACCCGAGGGGCCGACAAGGGCGACGAACTCGCCGTCGTTGATCGTCAGGGACACGTCGTTGACCGCCGTATAGGCGCCATACGTCTTGACGAGGTTCTTCAGAACTACATGGGCCATACGGCGAACTTTCTAGTGTTTGACCGCGCCCTCGGTGAGGGCGCGGACGAAGTAGCGTTGGAGCATGAGGAAGAGGACGACGACCGGCACGCTCATCATGAAACTCGCCGCCATCAGGCCAGGGAAGTCGGACGAGCTTTCGGAGAAGAAGCGCTGAATGCCGATCGGCAGAGTCAGGCGGTCGTTCCGGTTGATGAACGTGTAGGCGAAGATGTACTCGTTCCACGCCCCGATGAAGGAATAGATCGCCGTCGCGATGATGCCCGGCACCGACAGCGGCATGACGATCAGCAGGAACGCCTGGAAGCGCGAGGCGCCGTCGATACGCGCGGCTTGTTCGAGCTGGTAGGGAATGTTGTCGTAGAACCCTTTCAGCAGCCAGATCGCGAGCGGCAGGCCGAACGTCAGATAGGTCAAGATCAGCGACCCGTGCGTGTTCATCAGCCCGAGCAGGCGCATCAGGATGAACAACGGCACCAGGAACACGACCGCCGGGAACATGTTGCGCAGCAGGACCGAGAAGAACAGGAATTTACGGCCCGGAAAGTCGAAGCGCGAGAAGGCGTAGGCGGCCGGGACGGCGACGATGACCGACAGGATCGTCGACATGGTCGAGACGAAAAGACTGTTCCAGAAGAAGCGCAGGAAATCGGCACCCACGCTGTTCGTGGGGTCGAGCAGCTTGCGATAGCTCGCGAGCGTGGGTTCCTTCGGCCACCATTGCGGCGGGAATTGCAGCGCCGCGAAGCCCGATTTGAAGGATGTCAGCAACATCCAGACCATCGGCAGCAGCGTGAACAGCAGCATCACCGTCAGGAAGATGCGGCCGGCCCAGCGCCAGAGATCGATTCCGGCGCGGGAGCGGGGGGTTACGGCGTCGGTCATGATCCGCCGCCTTCCTTCTCGGCGCCGCCCAGGCCGCGCACGTAGAAATAGCCGAGCGACATGACGATCAGGAACAGGATGACCGAATAGGCGGCCGCAATGCCCCAGCGCTGCCGTCCGAATGCGATTTCGTAGATATGCGTGATCCAGATATGCGAGGCGTTGGACGGGCCGCCGCCGGTCATGATCCAGGTCACGATGAAGGAATTGAAGTTCGCGACGGCCAGCAGCAGGATCGTGGCGATCGACACGCCGCGCAGATGCGGGAAGGTCACGTGCCAGAAACTGTGCCAGGCGCCCGCGCCATCGACCTTCGCCGCGCGCAGCAGCTGGTCCGGCACGGTTTGCAGGCCCGCCGCCAGCATGATCATCGCGAAGGGAAATTCGCGCCACACATTGACCACGATCAGCGACGCCAGAACCGTGTTGACGTTGTCGATGAAGTTTGGCTGCCGGTCCATGATCCCGAGTTCGACCAGAATCGCGCCGATCACGCCGAAATTGGAATGGTAGATCCACTTCCAGATATACGAAGCGGCGACCGCGCTGATGACCCAAGGAATGATCAGGATGGCGCGCATCACGGCGCGGCCGGGGAAGGCTTGATGCAGGCACAGCGCGCAGCCCAATCCAAGGATATAGGCGCAGCCTGTCGAGACGATGGTCCAGATGAAGGTGTTCAGCGTTACCCGCCAGAACACCTCGCTTTCGAGAATGGTCTTGTAATTGTCGAAGCCGATGAAAATTTTGTCGCGCAGCTGCAAGCTGGGCGGCGTGCTGTAGAACGACAGATCGATGGTGTAGTAGACCGGATACGCGATGACGATCAGCATCACCACGATCGCGGGCAGCACATAGAGATAGTCGGCGCGATGAATCCAAGTCCGCCGAAGAACGCCGGGTTCGCGCGCCGCCGTTCGTGCCGGTGCTCCGCCCGCCGGTGCGTCGCTTGTACGTATCGACATGTTTGCCAAGCCAGTCCGTTCGCGTCGCCGGAAGACCGGCGGCTTTCGCCGCCGGTCCCGCGGGTGATGTCCGTTAGAGCTTGTTGCCGCGCATGACGTTTTGGATCTTCTTGGCGGCGTCCTCGGCGGCCTGATCCACCGTCATCGTGCCGGTCAGCGCGTTCTGCAGCATGTCGGGAACGATGATGTTCATGATCTCCGGCGTTTCCGGGATCGTCGGGAACGGGATGCCGTAAGGCAGCATCGATGTCGTCACGTCGAGGAACTTGATGTTCTCCAGACGCTCCTTCATCCACTTGGTCTTAAAGCCGTTGAGATTGCCGGGGTTCGACCCGGCATAAGCCATCTTCAGCGACCATTCGGGGCTCGTCCAGAAGCAGACGAGCGCCTTCGCGGCCGGCTGATCGACCTTGCCGCCGTCGACGTATTCGGGCTTCAGGATGTGCATGTTCGACCCGCCGAACACGACGGCGCGCTTGCCGTCCGGCCCCTTCGGGATCAGGCCGTAGCGCATGTTGTCGATGACCGCCTGCGCCGTCTGGGCGTCGCTGCCGGTCGCCTTCTTGCGCAGATCGTGCATCACGTCGTAGTCGGACGGATGCGAGATCATCATCGCAAGCTGGCCGGCCAGGAACAGCGGCTGGTTGTCGGCTTGCTGGTTGGTCAACGCCGAGACCGGCACCGACTTGTCGCGCACGAACATATCGTACGAGGCCTGCAAGGCGCGCTTGCTCGCCGCCGTATTGATCTGAATCTGCGAATAGTTCGGGTTCGCGGCGGATTCGTCGAACACGCCGCCGCCATAGGCCCAAAGCTGCGGCATAAATCGATAGGGCGTGTTGCCGGCGTTTTTGCGGGCGACCAGGCCATAGCCGGCCGCGCCGGTCTTCTCCTTGATCTCCTTCGAATAACGGACGACGTCGTCCCAGGTTTCCGGCGGCTTGTCCGGGTCGAGCCCGGCGCGCTTGAAGAGATCGGCATTCCAAATCAATGCCATCGTCTCGTTGTTGGTCGGGATGCCGTAGGTCTTGCCCTTCCACATGTTCGACTTCATGGCGCCGGGCCAGAAATCTTGGGTCTTGAGACCGATATCCTCGGGCTTCAGTTCCTGAAGATATCCCTTCGAGGCGAACTCGACGCCGCCCAGGATTTGCAGGCGCACG encodes:
- a CDS encoding mandelate racemase/muconate lactonizing enzyme family protein, translating into MTAKLKITAIKPYPVWVGIRNQMLVKVETDQGVFGWGESGLSGREKAVAGAIEHYREFLIGQNPMQIGRIWQETYRSQYFEGGRVLQAAISAIDIALHDIKGKVLGVPVYELLGGKQRDRVPTFASTGDEAEGDVAIERARQLAAQGWQAIRFFPVGQKSRDIFEPRESIGPTAKMLNKARETLGGDLVLGIDYHHRLSVAEAASFCAKLGRDTLDFLEEPIRDETPEAYESLRTLTQVPFAIGEEFASKWQFLPYIERGIHQFNRLDVCNVGGITEAMKVAGWSEAHYVDLMPHNPLGPICTAATVHLAAAIPNFAWLETRVPEAKGFDSAEYFPVQPRLDRADYPVSDLPGLGVEVNEAAIAAQSLRFWEAPHLTRRDGSVTNW
- a CDS encoding ABC transporter ATP-binding protein encodes the protein MAHVVLKNLVKTYGAYTAVNDVSLTINDGEFVALVGPSGCGKTTTLNLVAGLTSLTSGDIVIGDRVVNDIDPKNRDIAMVFQNYALYPQKTVYANLAFPLQMRKLGREEIDRKVKQAAQMLDMTHLLERKPRELSGGQQQRVALGRALVRDPAVFLMDEPLSNLDAKLRVQMRSEIKRFHQDLKATIIYVTHDQLEAVTMADKLAVMSGGFLQQYDAPAKVFANPVNMFVASFIGSPAMSLIPLEASTRDGNAVLTGAEGWTVALSPKNARKVQRATSGKVVLGARHSAIKLSTVAVPGAVPAKAYTVEPTGDVTFVQAMLSGAIVNISVAPDVAVEADQPIWLEFDQERMHLFDGATQMALKAD
- a CDS encoding carbohydrate ABC transporter permease, producing MTDAVTPRSRAGIDLWRWAGRIFLTVMLLFTLLPMVWMLLTSFKSGFAALQFPPQWWPKEPTLASYRKLLDPTNSVGADFLRFFWNSLFVSTMSTILSVIVAVPAAYAFSRFDFPGRKFLFFSVLLRNMFPAVVFLVPLFILMRLLGLMNTHGSLILTYLTFGLPLAIWLLKGFYDNIPYQLEQAARIDGASRFQAFLLIVMPLSVPGIIATAIYSFIGAWNEYIFAYTFINRNDRLTLPIGIQRFFSESSSDFPGLMAASFMMSVPVVVLFLMLQRYFVRALTEGAVKH
- a CDS encoding sugar ABC transporter permease; the protein is MSIRTSDAPAGGAPARTAAREPGVLRRTWIHRADYLYVLPAIVVMLIVIAYPVYYTIDLSFYSTPPSLQLRDKIFIGFDNYKTILESEVFWRVTLNTFIWTIVSTGCAYILGLGCALCLHQAFPGRAVMRAILIIPWVISAVAASYIWKWIYHSNFGVIGAILVELGIMDRQPNFIDNVNTVLASLIVVNVWREFPFAMIMLAAGLQTVPDQLLRAAKVDGAGAWHSFWHVTFPHLRGVSIATILLLAVANFNSFIVTWIMTGGGPSNASHIWITHIYEIAFGRQRWGIAAAYSVILFLIVMSLGYFYVRGLGGAEKEGGGS
- a CDS encoding sugar ABC transporter substrate-binding protein encodes the protein MSQVHLGRAIRRGVSMASIAAALAVWGPASAQAPIDLSKWSPEYVRSIAGTQDYDTAADCAKVTPRDYRGRVTFWYQGAFEGDPDLLRQYYRDFFAEFRKTYPNIQLVDQALTYNDLLDKFRTALLGSAGPMVVRLQILGGVEFASKGYLQELKPEDIGLKTQDFWPGAMKSNMWKGKTYGIPTNNETMALIWNADLFKRAGLDPDKPPETWDDVVRYSKEIKEKTGAAGYGLVARKNAGNTPYRFMPQLWAYGGGVFDESAANPNYSQIQINTAASKRALQASYDMFVRDKSVPVSALTNQQADNQPLFLAGQLAMMISHPSDYDVMHDLRKKATGSDAQTAQAVIDNMRYGLIPKGPDGKRAVVFGGSNMHILKPEYVDGGKVDQPAAKALVCFWTSPEWSLKMAYAGSNPGNLNGFKTKWMKERLENIKFLDVTTSMLPYGIPFPTIPETPEIMNIIVPDMLQNALTGTMTVDQAAEDAAKKIQNVMRGNKL